The Triticum aestivum cultivar Chinese Spring chromosome 3A, IWGSC CS RefSeq v2.1, whole genome shotgun sequence genome includes a region encoding these proteins:
- the LOC123061508 gene encoding dehydration-responsive element-binding protein 2A-like, whose translation MSPKKTPKGKSGFFGVRQKPSGNWGVEFPDAGRRWWIGTYPSAHEVARAYDVAVWRAERPRSHLKFPETESRAEAEILVPQGINMKEITTKKKKTKKPSVVVSAGETDEEAMARFAREHPEYVQAEIEYYWKREAEQKKKGSKKEDEAGPSTVIPIESSSEEDWADFSEEDEGCDDPTKEEFWEQFRSSDEE comes from the coding sequence ATGTCGCCGAAGAAGACGCCGAAGGGCAAGTCGGGTTTCTTCGGCGTGAGGCAGAAGCCCTCCGGCAACTGGGGTGTGGAGTTCCCCGACGCCGGAAGGCGTTGGTGGATCGGCACGTACCCCTCCGCCCACGAGGTCGCGCGTGCCTACGACGTGGCGGTGTGGCGTGCCGAGAGGCCTCGGTCACACCTCAAATTTCCAGAGACCGAGAGTCGGGCGGAAGCGGAGATACTTGTGCCGCAGGGCATCAACATGAAGGAGATCACGACGAAGAAGAAAAAGACGAAGAAGCCGTCGGTTGTCGTCAGTGCTGGCGAAACCGATGAGGAGGCGATGGCGAGGTTTGCTCGGGAGCATCCGGAGTACGTCCAGGCCGAGATAGAGTACTACTGGAAGcgtgaggcggaacaaaagaagaAGGGGTCGAAGAAGGAGGATGAGGCCGGTCCCTCGACGGTGATCCCCATCGAGTCCTCTTCCGAGGAGGACTGGGCAGACTTCTCGGAGGAGGATGAGGGGTGCGACGACCCGACGAAGGAGGAGTTCTGGGagcagttccgtagctccgatgaGGAGTAG
- the LOC123061506 gene encoding polypyrimidine tract-binding protein homolog 1 has protein sequence MASGGNPQFRYTQPPSKVIHVRNLPWECTDEELTELGSLFGKVVNTKCNVGANRNQAFIEFADQNQAIAMISYYASSAEPAQVRGKNVYLQYSNRQEIVNSKNTGDAAGNVLLVTMEGVLPDAVSIDVLHLVFSAFGYVHKIATFEKASGYQALIQFSDAETASSAKAALDGRCIPSYLLPELDGSCTLRINYSAHSVLNVKFQSHRSRDYTNPYLPLAPSAIDGSGVAQDGKKEEPESNVLLASVENMQYIVTIDALHEVFSAFGFVQKIAIFEKNSGFHALIQYPDIQTAVKAREALEGHSIYEGGYCKLHLAFSRHTDLNVRINNERGRDYTGGNSAPANHEPSILGPQPMLAAGSTAPPYSSAPSTAADVVAAPGTTSILATPGAPSLPSSQPHPQTASGGPQQYASQGVLQGYGAPGFPQGPNQAQMSQHSGQGNQQMPNHQAMSFPGHGRQQLPPGPQMMQGPGYRGPPFPQGHMQSMPQFPVYGNQQFPPGAGPQMMGFPGQGGQYPPFGRPLHPYNR, from the exons ATGGCTTCCGGTGGGAACCCGCAGTTCCGGTACACCCAGCCTCCATCGAAGGTGATACACGTGAGGAACCTGCCGTGGGAGTGCACCGACGAGGAGCTGACCGAGCTGGGGAGCCTCTTCGGCAAGGTCGTCAACACCAAGTGCAACGTCGGCGCCAACAGGAACCAGGCGTTCATCGAATTC GCTGACCAAAATCAGGCAATTGCTATGATATCATACTATGCATCATCAGCGGAGCCAGCGCAGGTAAGAGGCAAGAATGTGTACCTTCAGTACTCCAATAGACAGGAGATTGTCAACAGCAAGAATACCGGGGATGCTGCAGGCAATGTTTTGCTAGTGACAATGGAGGGTGTTCTGCCAGATGCTGTGAGCATAGATGTTCTACACTTG GTATTTTCTGCTTTTGGATATGTTCACAAGATTGCTACCTTTGAAAAGGCATCTGGTTATCAG GCGTTGATACAATTTTCTGATGCTGAGACCGCGTCATCTGCAAAAGCTGCTCTGGATGGCAGATGCATTCCTAG CTACTTGCTTCCAGAACTTGATGGGTCCTGCACTTTAAGAATCAATTATTCAGCACACTCTGTTCTAAATGTCAAGTTTCAGAGTCATAGGAGTAG GGATTATACAAACCCATACCTTCCCCTTGCACCTTCTGCTATTGATGGATCTGGAGTG GCCCAGGATGGGAAGAAGGAGGAGCCAGAGAGCAATGTTCTGCTTGCGTCAGTTGAGAATATGCAGTATATTGTTACAATTGATGCTCTTCACGAG GTCTTCTCTGCTTTTGGGTTTGTACAAAAGATTGCTATTTTTGAGAAGAACTCTGGCTTCCATGCACTAATCCAGTATCCAG ATATTCAAACTGCAGTTAAAGCAAGAGAAGCATTAGAAGGACACAGCATCTATGAAGGTGGATATTGCAAGCTTCACCTCGCGTTTTCACGCCATACTGATCTTAATGTTAGG ATCAACAATGAGCGAGGTCGAGATTACACTGGGGGGAACAGTGCTCCAGCTAACCATGAACCTTCCATTCTTGGCCCTCAGCCAATGCTTGCTGCTGGCTCTACTGCGCCACCATACAGCAGTGCTCCTTCCACAGCAGCTGATGTAGTAGCAGCACCAGGGACTACATCTATTCTGGCAACACCAGGAGCACCATCCCTTCCTTCCAGTCAGCCACACCCACAAACTGCTTCAGGTGGACCTCAACAATACGCCAGCCAGGGAGTCCTACAAGGCTATGGAGCCCCAGGGTTCCCGCAAGGCCCAAATCAAGCTCAAATGTCACAGCATTCAGGCCAAGGAAATCAACAGATGCCCAACCATCAAGCGATGTCGTTCCCTGGCCATGGAAGGCAGCAGCTACCTCCGGGTCCTCAAATGATGCAAGGTCCAGGTTATAGAGGCCCGCCGTTTCCACAAGGTCATATGCAATCAATGCCGCAGTTTCCAGTATATGGCAATCAGCAGTTTCCTCCTGGCGCCGGGCCGCAGATGATGGGCTTCCCCGGGCAGGGAGGTCAGTATCCTCCATTTGGTAGGCCGCTTCATCCGTATAACCGTTAG
- the LOC123061509 gene encoding putative B3 domain-containing protein Os03g0621600: MAIEESNEMGTKVLPAVDNKDKQPVHPMPEVVLPPTAEEEPKTPTVGDDERMEEPPSSKRRNYDHYHEEDGPTHFCKVIVAPELECIPMPLGFTKHFVAVPTEFKLRNNTGCSWRVTVKLMNDRVTLDQGWATYAAVHQIKIGYMVTFKLLTADTLKVIIFDDDGIEVVNKCGKHDEAFAARD, from the coding sequence ATCGAGGAGAGCAATGAGATGGGCACGAAGGTGCTCCCGGCCGTTGACAACAAGGACAAGCAGCCGGTTCATCCAATGCCCGAGGTGGTGCTGCCGCCCACCGCTGAGGAAGAACCGAAGACGCCAACGGTTGGCGACGACGAGCGCATGGAGGAGCCCCCCAGCAGCAAGCGCCGCAACTACGACCACTACCATGAGGAggatggcccaactcacttctgcaaggtcatcgTTGCACCGGagcttgagtgcatccccatgcccctgggcttcaccaagcacttcgtcgCGGTGCCGACGGAGTTCAAGCTGAGGAACAACACCGGCTGCTCCTGGAGGGTGACGGTGAAGCTGATGAACGACAGGGTGACCttggatcagggttgggccacctacgccgcagttcatcagatcaagatcggctatatggtgacgttcaagctcctgactgccgacaccctcaaggtcatcatcttcgacgacgATGGCATTGAGGTGGTCAACAAGTGCGGGAAGCACGACGAAGCCTTCGCCGCCAGGGACTAG
- the LOC123061510 gene encoding uncharacterized protein gives MEVCSNFGSMPDMQKESDAVLMRATAQELKTLIPNPAKGAMAVDIIRWAMSQVVSNDARQRKRWSKYKNYWAPNDRRAAVYWETTIVPPAVIGGEPKEEEEPVQMPVRAPEPGRRTWQIDLDSAEDDDDPPPRMTMDKKMKASHSTRRSACLNGRRG, from the coding sequence atggaggtgtgctcgaacttcggcTCCATGCCTGACATGCAGAAGGAATCCGATGCAGTGCTCATGAGGGCCACTGCACAAGAGTTGAAGACGCTGATTCCTAACCCGGCGAAGGGCGCGATGGCAGTCGACATCATTCGCTGGGCCATGAGTCAGGTCGTCTCCAACGACGCTAGACAGAGGAAGAGGTGGTCCAAGTACAAGAACTACTGGGCTCCTAATGACCGCCGTGCCGCAGTGTACTGGGAGACGACAATCGTGCCGCCGGCGGTCATCGgtggggagcctaaggaggaggaagaaccGGTGCAGATGCCAGTGAGGGCGCCGGAGCCAGGCCGTCGTACCTGGCAGATTGACCTCGACTCTGCCGAGGACGATGACGACCCGCCGCCCCGCATGACGATggacaagaagatgaaggccagcCACTCGACCCGCCGCTCCGCATGCCTCAACGGCCGCCGCGGTTAG